In Fusobacterium periodonticum ATCC 33693, a single genomic region encodes these proteins:
- a CDS encoding RnfABCDGE type electron transport complex subunit D: MSTILKTGPAPHIRTSETVESVMYDVVIALIPAFAMAVYTFGVRALILTAVSVLTCILTEYLCQKALKRDIEAFDGSAILTGILFSFVVPAMMPLQYVVVGNIVAITLGKMVYGGLGHNIFNPALVGRAFVQASWPVAITTFAFDGKAGATVLDAMKRGIPLSDALIENTNQYVDAFLGQMGGCLGETSSLALLLGGAYLIYKKQIDWKVPATMIGTVFILTWAFGADPFMQIFSGGLFLGAFFMATDMVTSPTTSKGRVVFAFGIGLLVSLIRMKGGYPEGTAYAILIMNGVVPLIDRYIRPKKFGGVSTNGK, translated from the coding sequence GTGAGTACAATTTTAAAAACAGGACCAGCTCCTCATATTAGAACATCAGAAACTGTTGAGTCAGTGATGTATGATGTTGTTATAGCCTTAATACCAGCATTTGCTATGGCTGTATATACATTTGGTGTGAGAGCTTTGATACTAACTGCTGTATCAGTTTTGACTTGTATACTTACAGAATATCTATGTCAAAAAGCATTAAAAAGAGATATAGAAGCATTTGATGGAAGTGCTATATTAACAGGGATATTATTTTCATTTGTAGTTCCTGCTATGATGCCTTTACAATATGTAGTAGTTGGAAATATAGTTGCAATAACATTAGGTAAAATGGTTTATGGTGGTTTAGGACATAATATCTTCAACCCAGCACTAGTAGGAAGAGCATTTGTTCAAGCATCTTGGCCAGTGGCAATAACAACATTTGCATTTGATGGAAAAGCAGGAGCAACAGTTTTGGATGCTATGAAAAGAGGAATTCCACTATCAGATGCATTGATAGAAAATACTAACCAATATGTTGATGCTTTTTTAGGGCAAATGGGAGGATGTTTAGGAGAAACTTCATCTTTAGCACTATTACTTGGTGGAGCATACTTAATATATAAGAAACAAATAGATTGGAAAGTACCAGCAACAATGATAGGTACAGTATTTATTTTAACATGGGCATTTGGAGCAGATCCTTTCATGCAAATATTCTCAGGAGGATTATTCCTAGGAGCATTCTTCATGGCAACAGATATGGTTACTAGCCCAACAACTTCAAAAGGAAGAGTAGTTTTTGCTTTTGGAATAGGACTGTTAGTATCTTTAATAAGAATGAAAGGTGGATATCCTGAAGGTACTGCATATGCTATCTTAATAATGAATGGAGTTGTTCCATTGATAGATAGATATATAAGACCTAAAAAATTTGGTGGGGTGAGCACAAATGGAAAATAG
- a CDS encoding RnfABCDGE type electron transport complex subunit G, which produces MENRYIHFGIVLGLIAAISAGLLGGVNGFTSKVIADNTLKIVNEARKQVLPTAASFKEDEAKEAEGIQYIPGFNEAGEVVGYVASVAEPGYGGDINFVVGIDNDAKITGLNVVTSSETPGLGAKINEKDWQDHWIGKDATYEFNKSTDAFAGATISPKAVYTGVIKALNTYQNEVSK; this is translated from the coding sequence ATGGAAAATAGATATATACATTTTGGAATCGTCCTAGGACTAATAGCTGCTATATCAGCAGGTTTACTTGGTGGAGTTAATGGTTTCACAAGTAAAGTTATTGCAGATAATACTTTAAAAATAGTAAACGAAGCTAGAAAACAAGTTTTACCAACAGCAGCTAGCTTTAAAGAAGATGAAGCAAAAGAAGCAGAAGGAATTCAATATATTCCAGGTTTCAATGAAGCTGGAGAAGTTGTTGGATATGTTGCTTCAGTTGCGGAACCAGGTTATGGTGGAGATATAAACTTTGTTGTGGGAATAGATAATGATGCTAAAATAACAGGTTTAAATGTAGTTACAAGTTCAGAAACTCCTGGATTAGGAGCAAAAATTAATGAAAAAGATTGGCAAGATCATTGGATAGGTAAAGATGCAACTTATGAATTCAATAAGTCAACAGATGCTTTTGCTGGTGCTACAATATCACCTAAAGCTGTTTATACAGGAGTTATAAAAGCATTAAATACTTATCAAAATGAGGTGAGTAAATAA